In the Takifugu flavidus isolate HTHZ2018 chromosome 11, ASM371156v2, whole genome shotgun sequence genome, one interval contains:
- the pibf1 gene encoding progesterone-induced-blocking factor 1 isoform X1 produces the protein MPPKKYRLKPASANASSSLDMESEDISLETTVRTTDDVSSSDEQRGGSEKVTRQFIERKELLHTIQLLKIDLSQKNLLLDNMKADYMSKVEELEERLNDALHLKQVLALRLDSQLKVAQEDNRKQQSLHKREMEAVLARQQQLEEMNHRLCQSAGEVRTSFRDLDLSQDKYQELRNLPDDKISVQEYVAMRFYEAVTPLRSQVAQLSVKTDSLTEELDTNRTQMRGLMDSYEEERRIRTDLELRCQRLTLELADTKQHIQEGDYRRDNYPSIKRERDNFEAEIKDLTRRFETLDVTHTAVSKERNTLNKEVATLQQSVTLLQKDKEYLHRQNMELNVRLAQEEERLQRLQVQLDDTKKAREDTYERYVASRDQYKSEYEDKLRDELENIRLKTSQELENLQRSSREMYERENRNLREARDDAVLEKDRAVVAQRDLQSRYEHLLEQFQQLQLGTDSQVAELSAQAQLYALEAERAVMVKEENAAALAQCQRECEKQQKKLELLTEEFYKLQTSSEKRSSELRTQNAEQASRLETYEHLEQELDQVTIQAAEIEDEEEAERVLFSYGYGANVPTTARRRLKQSVHLARRVLQLERQNTSLRRELDSHRLKSEQASEQLSAANQLLEQTQQPYSYLVESVKQRDAQIRALKDTISLLEDSVSSLRTERTTLQQVKNNMAADLERLLNSREELAIMKQVLVRMCPKDRDTLNLDQGTRTIVGISTTGEKQLCGGSRTSKTTGGDWLNKSQVTVLSSKGATKKLKPR, from the exons ATGCCTCCCAAGAAGTATCGCCTGAAGCCAGCTTCAGCCAACGCCTCCAGCTCCCTGGACATGGAGTCGGAAGACATCAGCCTGGAAACAACCGTTCGAACCACCGACGACGTTTCCTCGTCCGATGAACAGCGCGGCGGCTCGGAGAAGGTTACCCGCCAGTTCATCGAGAGGAAAGAATTGTTACACACCATCCAGCTGCTGAAAATCGACCTGTCTcaaaaaaacctgctcttagatAACATGAAGGCCGACTACATGTCAAAG gttgaggagctggaggagaggctgaaCGATGCTCTGCACCTAAAACAGGTGCTGGCCCTGAGACTGGACAGCCAGCTGAAAGTTGCTCAGGAGGACAACAG GAAACAGCAGAGCCTCCATAAGCGAGAGATGGAGGCTGTACTGGCCAGACAGCAACAGCTGGAAGAAATGAACCATCGCCTGTGTCAGAGTGCAGGAGAGGTGCGGACATCCTTCCGGGATCTGGACCTTTCCCAAGACAAGTACCAGGAGCTTCGCAATCTCCCAGATGATAAAATCTCTGTCCAGGAATATGTAGCT ATGCGTTTCTACGAGGCGGTGACTCCCCTCCGGTCTCAGGTGGCCCAGCTCAGCGTGAAGACAGACAGTCTGACTGAGGAGCTGGACACAAACAGAACACAGATGAGAGGACTGATGGAC agctacgaggaggagcggcggaTACGCACAGACCTGGAACTGAGGTGTCAGAGACTGACCCTGGAACTGGCCGACACCAAACAGCACATCCAAGAAGGAGACTATCGTCGTGACAACTACCCAAGCATCAAGcg TGAGCGCGACAACTTTGAAGCTGAGATCAAGGATTTGACAAGAAGATTTGAGACTCTAGATGTGACTCACACGGCCGTTAGCAAAGAGAGGAACACGCTCAACAAAGAA GTGGCGACATTGCAACAGTCTGTGACTCTCCTGCAGAAGGACAAGGAGTATCTTCACAGGCAAAACATGGAGCTCAATGTCCGCTTAGCTCAGGAGGAAGAACGTCTGCAGAGGCTACAG GTCCAGTTAGATGACACCAAGAAGGCCAGAGAAGACACCTATGAAAGATATGTGGCCTCCAG AGACCAGTACAAGTCAGAGTATGAGGACAAGTTAAGAGATGAGCTGGAAAATATCAGGCTGAAAACCAGTCAGGAGCTAGAAAACTTACAGCGGAGCTCCAGGGAGATGTATGAGAGGGAAAACAG GAATTTACGGGAGGCCAGAGATGATGCCGTTTTGGAGAAGGATCGAGCTGTGGTGGCCCAGAGAGACCTTCAGTCCAGATATGAACACCTGCTGGAACA gtttcagcagctgcagctgggcACCGACAGCCAAGTAGCAGAACTGTCGGCTCAGGCCCAACTTTATGCCTTGGAAGCAGAGCGAGCTGTGATGGTGAAAGAGGAGAACGCTGCGGCTCTGGCCCAGTGCCAGAGGGAGTGTgagaaacagcagaagaagctTGAG ctcctgacgGAGGAGTTTTACAAGCTGCAGACGTCATCGGAGAAGCGTTCGTCAGAGCTGCGCACTCAGAATGCCGAGCAGGCCTCCCGGCTGGAGACCTATGAGCATCTTGAGCAAGAGTTGGACCAGGTTACCATCCAGGCTGCAGAGA ttgaggatgaagaagaggcagagagagttCTGTTCTCCTACGGCTACGGTGCCAATGTCCCCACTACTGCCAGGCGGCGACTTAAACAGAG TGTTCACCTGGCTCGCAGGGTTCTACAGCTGGAGAGGCAGAACACATCACTGAGAAGAGAGTTGGACAGCCACAGGTTAAAGTCTGAGCAGGCATCTgaacag TTATCAGCAGCCAACCAGCTGTTAGAACAGACGCAGCAGCCCTATAGCTACCTGGTGGAGTCGGTGAAACAAAGGGACGCACAGATCAGAGCCCTGAAGGACACCATCAGCTTGCTTGAAGACAGTGTCAG ctctctgaggacagaacgGACCACTCTGCAGCAGGTGAAGAACAACATGGCTGCAGACCTTGAGAGACTCCTCAACAGCAGAGAG GAGCTGGCCATTATGAAGCAGGTCCTGGTCCGTATGTGTCCCAAAGACAGAGACACTTTAAACCTGGACCAGGGAACCAGGACAATTGTGGGGATCTCCACTACAGGTGAAAAGCAGCTATGCGGCGGCAGCCGCACCAGCAAGACCACAGGAGGTGACTGGCTGAACAAATCCCAAGTCACAGTGCTG agCAGTAAAGGAGCAACAAAGAAGCTGAAGCCCAGGTGA
- the pibf1 gene encoding progesterone-induced-blocking factor 1 isoform X2 has translation MPPKKYRLKPASANASSSLDMESEDISLETTVRTTDDVSSSDEQRGGSEKVTRQFIERKELLHTIQLLKIDLSQKNLLLDNMKADYMSKVEELEERLNDALHLKQVLALRLDSQLKVAQEDNRKQQSLHKREMEAVLARQQQLEEMNHRLCQSAGEVRTSFRDLDLSQDKYQELRNLPDDKISVQEYVAMRFYEAVTPLRSQVAQLSVKTDSLTEELDTNRTQMRGLMDSYEEERRIRTDLELRCQRLTLELADTKQHIQEGDYRRDNYPSIKRERDNFEAEIKDLTRRFETLDVTHTAVSKERNTLNKEVATLQQSVTLLQKDKEYLHRQNMELNVRLAQEEERLQRLQVQLDDTKKAREDTYERYVASRDQYKSEYEDKLRDELENIRLKTSQELENLQRSSREMYERENRNLREARDDAVLEKDRAVVAQRDLQSRYEHLLEQFQQLQLGTDSQVAELSAQAQLYALEAERAVMVKEENAAALAQCQRECEKQQKKLELLTEEFYKLQTSSEKRSSELRTQNAEQASRLETYEHLEQELDQVTIQAAEIEDEEEAERVLFSYGYGANVPTTARRRLKQSVHLARRVLQLERQNTSLRRELDSHRLKSEQASEQLSAANQLLEQTQQPYSYLVESVKQRDAQIRALKDTISLLEDSVSSLRTERTTLQQVKNNMAADLERLLNSREELAIMKQVLVRMCPKDRDTLNLDQGTRTIVGISTTGEKQLCGGSRTSKTTGGDWLNKSQVTVL, from the exons ATGCCTCCCAAGAAGTATCGCCTGAAGCCAGCTTCAGCCAACGCCTCCAGCTCCCTGGACATGGAGTCGGAAGACATCAGCCTGGAAACAACCGTTCGAACCACCGACGACGTTTCCTCGTCCGATGAACAGCGCGGCGGCTCGGAGAAGGTTACCCGCCAGTTCATCGAGAGGAAAGAATTGTTACACACCATCCAGCTGCTGAAAATCGACCTGTCTcaaaaaaacctgctcttagatAACATGAAGGCCGACTACATGTCAAAG gttgaggagctggaggagaggctgaaCGATGCTCTGCACCTAAAACAGGTGCTGGCCCTGAGACTGGACAGCCAGCTGAAAGTTGCTCAGGAGGACAACAG GAAACAGCAGAGCCTCCATAAGCGAGAGATGGAGGCTGTACTGGCCAGACAGCAACAGCTGGAAGAAATGAACCATCGCCTGTGTCAGAGTGCAGGAGAGGTGCGGACATCCTTCCGGGATCTGGACCTTTCCCAAGACAAGTACCAGGAGCTTCGCAATCTCCCAGATGATAAAATCTCTGTCCAGGAATATGTAGCT ATGCGTTTCTACGAGGCGGTGACTCCCCTCCGGTCTCAGGTGGCCCAGCTCAGCGTGAAGACAGACAGTCTGACTGAGGAGCTGGACACAAACAGAACACAGATGAGAGGACTGATGGAC agctacgaggaggagcggcggaTACGCACAGACCTGGAACTGAGGTGTCAGAGACTGACCCTGGAACTGGCCGACACCAAACAGCACATCCAAGAAGGAGACTATCGTCGTGACAACTACCCAAGCATCAAGcg TGAGCGCGACAACTTTGAAGCTGAGATCAAGGATTTGACAAGAAGATTTGAGACTCTAGATGTGACTCACACGGCCGTTAGCAAAGAGAGGAACACGCTCAACAAAGAA GTGGCGACATTGCAACAGTCTGTGACTCTCCTGCAGAAGGACAAGGAGTATCTTCACAGGCAAAACATGGAGCTCAATGTCCGCTTAGCTCAGGAGGAAGAACGTCTGCAGAGGCTACAG GTCCAGTTAGATGACACCAAGAAGGCCAGAGAAGACACCTATGAAAGATATGTGGCCTCCAG AGACCAGTACAAGTCAGAGTATGAGGACAAGTTAAGAGATGAGCTGGAAAATATCAGGCTGAAAACCAGTCAGGAGCTAGAAAACTTACAGCGGAGCTCCAGGGAGATGTATGAGAGGGAAAACAG GAATTTACGGGAGGCCAGAGATGATGCCGTTTTGGAGAAGGATCGAGCTGTGGTGGCCCAGAGAGACCTTCAGTCCAGATATGAACACCTGCTGGAACA gtttcagcagctgcagctgggcACCGACAGCCAAGTAGCAGAACTGTCGGCTCAGGCCCAACTTTATGCCTTGGAAGCAGAGCGAGCTGTGATGGTGAAAGAGGAGAACGCTGCGGCTCTGGCCCAGTGCCAGAGGGAGTGTgagaaacagcagaagaagctTGAG ctcctgacgGAGGAGTTTTACAAGCTGCAGACGTCATCGGAGAAGCGTTCGTCAGAGCTGCGCACTCAGAATGCCGAGCAGGCCTCCCGGCTGGAGACCTATGAGCATCTTGAGCAAGAGTTGGACCAGGTTACCATCCAGGCTGCAGAGA ttgaggatgaagaagaggcagagagagttCTGTTCTCCTACGGCTACGGTGCCAATGTCCCCACTACTGCCAGGCGGCGACTTAAACAGAG TGTTCACCTGGCTCGCAGGGTTCTACAGCTGGAGAGGCAGAACACATCACTGAGAAGAGAGTTGGACAGCCACAGGTTAAAGTCTGAGCAGGCATCTgaacag TTATCAGCAGCCAACCAGCTGTTAGAACAGACGCAGCAGCCCTATAGCTACCTGGTGGAGTCGGTGAAACAAAGGGACGCACAGATCAGAGCCCTGAAGGACACCATCAGCTTGCTTGAAGACAGTGTCAG ctctctgaggacagaacgGACCACTCTGCAGCAGGTGAAGAACAACATGGCTGCAGACCTTGAGAGACTCCTCAACAGCAGAGAG GAGCTGGCCATTATGAAGCAGGTCCTGGTCCGTATGTGTCCCAAAGACAGAGACACTTTAAACCTGGACCAGGGAACCAGGACAATTGTGGGGATCTCCACTACAGGTGAAAAGCAGCTATGCGGCGGCAGCCGCACCAGCAAGACCACAGGAGGTGACTGGCTGAACAAATCCCAAGTCACAGTGCTG TAA
- the dis3 gene encoding exosome complex exonuclease RRP44, whose product MLKSKTFVKKTRSGGVMKVVREHYLRDDIWCGSESCTECKQESPVLQKDACIESNLCSYPHYLIPDTNVVLHQVDVLEEAVIRNVIILQTVLQEVRHRSAPVYKRVKDMIQDKEKHFYTFTNEHHRETFIEREPGESANDRNDRAIRVAAKWYSEHLKGHQPDGDELRVVLLTNDLGNREKAKENNLLVFKCEEYIKSLIANPELVDRLALSSDDQNDITSNKVLFAEHLPLSVIQTGIKNGSLLQGTFRASRDNYLEATVFVHGGGEDATEVLIQGLQNLNRAVHQDVVAVQLLPQSQWVAPSSVILQDEGEAKDENANEEEDKLQPFTAAQKPTGKVVGIIKRNWRPFCGMLNVSQIKESTRHLFTPAERRIPRIRIETRQASALAGQRIMVAIDGWPKHSRYPNGHFVRSLGKAGEKDTEQEVLLLEHDVPHQPFSQAVLSFLPKMPWAITPEDLEKREDLRHLTVCSVDPPGCTDIDDALHCRELEDGTLEVGVHIADVSHFIRPGNALDREAANRGTTVYLCGRRIDMVPELLSSNLCSLRSNVDRFAFSCIWELNQKSEILKTRFTKSVINSKASLTYAEAQMRIDDSTKNDNITKSLRGLNKLAKILKKRRIENGALTLSSLEVRFHIDSETHDPIDLQAKELLETNSMVEEFMLLANISVAQKIYDEFPDCAMLRKHPAPPPSNYDILHKASKSQNVEIHTDSAKALAYSLDKASVEGFLYFNTLLRILATRCMMQAVYFCSGMDSDFHHYGLASPIYTHFTSPIRRYADIIVHRLLAVAIGADTTYPDLMDKHKQSALSNNLNYRHKMAQYAQRASVAFHTQLFFKSRGILNEEGFVLFVRKNAIIILIPRFGLEGTVFFDTKDKSAPNLVFDEAGPTLKVEQHTFCIFDKVKVTIRLDDSNIQHQKIRMALVDPVIPGVSVPAPDVEPQAKKPKLDC is encoded by the exons ATGTTGAAGTCAAAAACCTTTGTTAAGAAGACCCGGTCGGGTGGAGTCATGAAGGTTGTGCGTGAGCATTATCTAAGAGACGATATTTGGTGTGGAAGCGAAAGTTGCACAGAATGCAAACAGGAGTCTCCGGTCCTTCAAAAAGACGCGTGTATTGAGAGCAATCTATGCTCTTACCCACATTATTTGATCCCGGACACAAATGTGGTTCTACACCAG GTTGATGTGTTGGAGGAGGCTGTGATTCGTAATGTCATCATCCTTCagactgtcctgcaggaggttcGTCATCGCAGCGCACCAGTCTACAAACGTGTGAAGGATATGATACAGGACAAAGAGAAACACTTCTACACTTTCACTAATGAACACCACAG ggaGACCTTCATCGAACGGGAACCGGGGGAGAGTGCCAATGATCGCAATGACCGTGCGATCCGTGTGGCAGCAAAATGGTACAGTGAGCATCTCAAAGGTCACCAGCCTGATGGAGATGAGCTCAGGGTGGTCCTTCTCACCAATGATCTAGGAAACAGGGAGAAAGCAAAAGAGAACAACCTGCTGGtgttcaaat GTGAAGAGTACATCAAGAGTCTGATAGCAAACCCTGAGCTTGTGGATCGTCTGGCATTGTCAAGTGATGACCAG AATGACATTACCAGTAACAAGGTGTTATTTGCAGAGCACCTCCCTTTGTCAGTGATCCAAACGGGAATAAAGAATGGCTCCTTACTCCAAGGCACCTTTAGGGCCAGCAGGGACAACTATCTGGAGGCCACTGTCTTTGTACatggaggtggagaagatgcGACAGAG GTTCTCATCCAGGGTCTTCAGAACCTCAACAGAGCCGTCCACCAGGATGTTGTTGCCGTGCAACTGTTACCACAGAGTCAGTGGGTGGCGCCATCCTCAGTCATTCTCCAAGATGAAGGCGAGGCTAAAGACGAAAATGctaatgaggaagaggacaaa TTGCAGCCATTCACGGCAGCCCAAAAGCCCACAGGAAAAGTTGTGGGAATCATCAAAAGGAACTGGAGACCTTTTTGTGGCATGCTTAATGTCTCTCAGATTAAAGAA TCAACCAGGCACCTTTTCACCCCCGCAGAACGCCGTATACCTCGAATACGCATTGAGACCCGTCAGGCATCAGCACTAGCCGGTCAGAGGATCATGGTGGCCATCGATGGCTGGCCCAAACATTCCAGATACCCAAAT GGTCACTTTGTGCGCAGTCTTGGGAAGGCTGGGGAAAAAGACACAGAGCAGGAGGTCCTGCTGCTAGAGCACGATGTTCCCCACCAGCCTTTCTCTCAAGCTGTGTTGAGCTTCCTTCCCAAAATGCCATGGGCCATCACGCCGGAG GACCTGGAGAAGCGGGAGGACCTGAGGCATCTGACGGTGTGCAGCGTGGACCCTCCTGGCTGTACAGATATAGATGATGCTCTGCATTGTAGAGAGCTTGAAGACGGAACCCTCGAG GTCGGTGTCCACATTGCTGATGTCAGCCACTTCATCAGACCTGGCAACGCTTTAGACAGAGAAGCTGCAAACCGCGGCACCACTGTCTATTTGTGTGGTAGA AGGATAGATATGGTCCCTGAGCTCCTCAGCTCCAATCTTTGTTCTCTACGATCAAATGTTGACCG GTTTGCTTTCTCCTGTATTTGGGAATTGAACCAGAAGTCTGAGATTCTAAAAACAAGGTTCACAAAAAGTGTCATTAATTCGAAG GCATCTTTGACCTATGCTGAGGCCCAGATGAGGATCGATGATAGCACCAAGAATGACAATATCACCAAGAGCTTAAGAGGCCTCAACAAATTAGCCAAAATTCTTAAGAAACGGAGGATTGAAAATGG AGCCCTGACGTTATCCTCATTAGAGGTACGTTTCCACATCGACAGTGAAACCCACGACCCCATCGACCTCCAGGCAAAGGAGCTCTT GGAGACCAACTCCATGGTGGAGGAGTTCATGTTGCTGGCTAATATATCAGTTGCCCAGAAAATCTACGATGAATTTCCAGACTGTGCCATGTTGAGGAAACATCCAGCTCCCCCTCCATCAAACTATGACATCTTGCATAAGGCTTCAAAGTCACAG AATGTGGAGATCCACACAGATTCAGCCAAGGCACTAGCCTACTCCCTGGACAAGGCCAGCGTGGAAGGCTTCCTCTACTTCAACACTCTGCTGCGTATCCTGGCCACCCGCTGCATGATGCaggctgtttatttttgttctggCATGGACAGTGATTTTCACCACTATGGCCTGGCCTCGCCCATTTATACACACTTCACGTCGCCTATTAGGAG GTATGCAGATATCATTGTTCACCGTCTGCTTGCAGTGGCTATAGGAGCAGACACCACCTACCCAGATTTGATGGACAAACACAAGCAGTCTGCCCTTTCCAACAACCTCAACTACAGACATAAAATGGCCCAGTATGCACAAAGAGCTTCTGTGGCCTTCCACACGCAG TTATTCTTCAAGAGCAGAGGCATTCTGAATGAAGAgggatttgttttgtttgtgaggAAGAAcgccatcatcatcctcatccccaGGTTTGGTCTGGAGGGAACCGTCTTCTTTGACACCAAAGACAAGTCAGCCCCAAATCTTGTCTTTGATGAAGCG ggccCCACTCTGAAAGTTGAGCAACACACCTTTTGCATATTTGATAAGGTGAAAGTCACCATCAGACTGGATGATTCCAACATCCAGCATCAAAAAATCCGCATGGCTCTGGTGGATCCGGTG ATCCCAGGTGTGAGTGTGCCAGCCCCCGATGTGGAACCACAGGCCAAAAAACCAAAACTGGACTGTTGA